A region from the Stygiolobus caldivivus genome encodes:
- a CDS encoding thioredoxin domain-containing protein: MIFSDWSPRFRGEHEMKVLLTVTSWCELCDKQITELKKIEEEFRDVEFVLIDADERPDIAIRYTPQIYPSISVITDRGIIGGSYGLIESEKLRELISTSIYLLGGKGKLIKPPEVEKKLPAFSEEYVFRDILRRCEGYFDWISGGFEREPKFVSPEVLKLFLKFNDFYHQSMVSITLDNAIDYLWDNGFYLFSKSIDWKEPYKVKMSDFNASMVMILLDAYKTIKDDKYLDYAIKTGEFLKSMTRDDGLIMNGVAFDKVDTRPFMHVNALVLEAFYTLGDYEDYSERAKLLLELLSRSGNHRVDNPESPLYLFDIAHLLRALTLAREDSLTRKVSSILGHYYGGGGYYDVTLEFAEREGIGRFKFIYDNSVLAEALINLGRVDDARKIILDILPSYVYYSYFNQAQFALVLGEILGKFNN, from the coding sequence ATGATATTTTCAGACTGGAGCCCGAGGTTTAGAGGGGAGCATGAGATGAAAGTCCTGCTTACCGTCACCTCTTGGTGCGAACTTTGCGATAAGCAAATAACGGAATTGAAAAAAATTGAGGAGGAGTTTAGAGATGTTGAGTTCGTACTCATTGATGCCGATGAGAGGCCTGATATAGCCATCAGGTATACCCCCCAAATATATCCGAGCATTAGCGTTATTACCGATCGAGGCATTATAGGTGGGAGTTACGGTCTAATTGAGAGTGAAAAGTTAAGGGAACTGATTTCTACTTCTATCTATCTCTTGGGGGGAAAGGGAAAACTCATAAAACCGCCTGAGGTAGAGAAAAAATTACCAGCCTTCTCAGAAGAATATGTGTTCCGGGACATTCTAAGGAGATGTGAGGGGTACTTTGACTGGATCTCGGGTGGGTTTGAAAGAGAGCCTAAGTTTGTGTCTCCCGAGGTCCTCAAACTCTTTCTTAAGTTTAACGATTTCTATCACCAGTCAATGGTCTCCATAACGTTAGATAACGCTATCGACTACTTATGGGATAATGGGTTCTACTTATTCTCGAAGAGCATAGACTGGAAAGAGCCGTATAAGGTAAAGATGTCGGATTTCAATGCGAGTATGGTAATGATCCTCCTTGATGCTTACAAAACGATAAAAGATGATAAGTATTTGGACTATGCTATTAAGACCGGGGAATTCCTTAAGTCGATGACGAGAGATGACGGACTGATAATGAATGGTGTCGCTTTCGATAAAGTGGATACAAGGCCCTTCATGCACGTCAATGCACTTGTCTTAGAGGCGTTTTATACCCTAGGTGACTATGAGGACTATTCAGAAAGGGCTAAACTACTCTTAGAGCTCTTATCAAGATCTGGAAATCACAGGGTCGATAACCCGGAATCCCCCCTCTATCTTTTTGATATAGCCCACTTGTTGAGGGCTTTGACTCTAGCCCGAGAAGATAGCTTGACGCGTAAGGTGTCATCAATTTTAGGGCATTATTATGGTGGAGGAGGGTACTATGACGTGACTTTAGAGTTTGCAGAACGCGAAGGTATAGGGAGGTTTAAGTTTATTTATGATAACTCGGTACTAGCTGAGGCCCTAATTAATCTGGGAAGGGTAGACGATGCGAGGAAAATTATCCTCGACATATTACCCAGTTACGTATACTACTCCTATTTTAACCAAGCTCAGTTTGCGTTAGTTCTAGGTGAGATACTTGGTAAATTTAATAACTAA
- a CDS encoding cytochrome B, giving the protein MSKDTQGKEVKVRISRRDFMKIASITGLTAWMVEKGLTWKDLFNMAASTDNDPVNVIWTGNGWCGGNTIAFIDAMNPAVEDVITEVTFNLQPIPLRTPSISGLPNVNLVYHPILMPQDDVAYPTMEAALAGDFDPYVLVVEGTMFDEFGLYGYTKPDGSFWCSAGRTPGGHVLLCDEFVFNLMKNAALVYATGACATYGGIPATTNGLGYRSPTYAMGMLDDPYRGIMGFPAYLHEVYSKGLGTFRGETVIDEDIYAVTNSPYNTSYPGPSYHWQSKLGQPIIAIAADPPAGDWIMRTLVAGVLYAKGLAPAPNTYLDVFNRPKFFYGNETHQNCPRAGFFAQGIFAQNFGDPQCTYSLGCKGTEANSPAPRLGWIGGVGGCTRGGVCIACTAPGFPDLYEPFYAPPNAPTLPSTTLLAAAVAAGIIVGAGSYALSRRRGKPSVPKTKEVS; this is encoded by the coding sequence ATGAGTAAAGACACTCAGGGAAAGGAAGTTAAAGTCCGTATATCTAGAAGAGACTTCATGAAAATAGCTTCAATAACTGGACTTACCGCGTGGATGGTAGAAAAAGGGCTAACATGGAAAGACCTATTTAACATGGCTGCTAGCACCGATAACGACCCAGTAAACGTCATATGGACCGGTAACGGTTGGTGTGGTGGGAATACAATAGCTTTTATCGACGCAATGAACCCGGCTGTCGAGGACGTGATAACAGAGGTAACATTCAACCTACAGCCAATTCCTTTAAGGACACCTTCTATATCAGGACTACCAAACGTAAACCTGGTCTATCACCCGATATTAATGCCCCAAGATGATGTAGCGTATCCTACTATGGAAGCAGCTCTCGCTGGAGATTTTGACCCGTATGTGCTAGTCGTCGAAGGCACGATGTTTGACGAGTTCGGGTTATACGGCTATACCAAACCAGACGGGTCATTCTGGTGTTCGGCAGGGAGGACTCCGGGCGGACACGTGCTACTCTGTGACGAATTCGTATTTAATTTAATGAAAAACGCCGCACTAGTATACGCTACCGGTGCATGTGCTACATATGGGGGGATCCCCGCGACTACCAACGGGTTGGGGTATAGGAGCCCGACTTATGCCATGGGGATGTTAGATGATCCGTATAGGGGCATTATGGGCTTCCCGGCCTATTTGCATGAGGTATACAGTAAGGGACTGGGGACATTCAGGGGAGAAACGGTAATTGACGAAGATATATACGCCGTTACTAATTCACCCTACAACACTTCTTATCCAGGCCCAAGTTATCATTGGCAGTCAAAACTAGGGCAGCCTATAATCGCGATAGCCGCAGACCCTCCAGCAGGGGACTGGATAATGAGGACTTTAGTTGCAGGCGTCCTATATGCAAAAGGCTTAGCACCCGCACCTAACACCTACCTAGATGTCTTTAATAGGCCAAAGTTCTTCTACGGAAACGAGACACACCAGAACTGTCCCAGGGCCGGGTTCTTCGCGCAAGGGATTTTTGCCCAGAACTTCGGAGACCCCCAGTGTACCTACAGCCTAGGCTGTAAGGGGACAGAAGCAAACAGCCCGGCACCGAGGTTAGGATGGATCGGTGGAGTAGGAGGGTGTACGAGGGGCGGAGTGTGTATAGCCTGTACTGCACCAGGTTTCCCTGATTTATACGAGCCCTTCTACGCACCACCCAATGCACCTACTTTACCTTCTACTACCCTCCTAGCTGCTGCTGTAGCCGCAGGAATAATAGTCGGAGCAGGGTCTTATGCGTTATCAAGAAGGAGGGGTAAACCCTCTGTCCCTAAAACTAAAGAGGTGAGTTAA
- a CDS encoding nickel-dependent hydrogenase large subunit has protein sequence MSGSPNSYLFKYDWTKPVVIEPIVRIKPELGIQVTVNMEGTNQARATEAYAGAGMFRGFEIFLRNKPAPDVIMLTSRECGICGEHHQFIERIAQEMAMGGYAPPPLGLETIILANDAAMVYDATVHLTALGGPDWSSLFFKIAGYYPPEIYQLAQQTPISNVLELSEAFPNGAPSELKFSGVTMKTVADIMDGLVPIIGAIWLEGAYVWRIMHEAEVLYYLRIPHPISMVPGGIGVPATVENLQRYLQRLIDGTAYAKKQVAYWEVLNLFLNDYGNNFGVQAYYDKNFDNLGFAEMGNRPGNFVSYGQSDVSEAPSVTPSSTPVSPYDGTYENMGDWGRARVVKPGLVIQTSPNSPPTLVTNSLIDINLGIREFVESSFYDDWVNNPQVPSEVSGISEDPIGNPVSPYHPWKKWTIPSPQARGYPFGSGNSMGKYSWAVSPRIVPYANHKPTMNSFFNVEADPQAVMWAQVLQPQAPHPIYTANYPSAGIQITYNSNQQSVTWNLPKTVSARIALPPELQGEIDITYVSPWALSSKLSNGSITVVTNAVERMRARAHECALDAGGAWIGWFSALKYLTQGQTVVSRGNQYDWTYKANTSNGVALGVGMKEAPRGAQYHSEVIAPGSGPTTPTINPQQIQPTTVNSGPRVTGSYQDVIGTIGPFSLLAQNGGAGTFEEVIQGNPAYNIQGVPKLTVTPFDQWDGFEFAATLRSFDPCFVCGVHVVLPNGKVRYISLGAPIDLAESVKAFYKFAMRVK, from the coding sequence ATGAGTGGCTCTCCAAATTCCTATCTATTTAAATATGATTGGACTAAGCCAGTAGTGATTGAACCGATAGTGAGGATTAAACCAGAATTAGGAATCCAAGTAACGGTAAACATGGAAGGGACTAACCAGGCAAGGGCTACTGAAGCTTATGCCGGGGCAGGTATGTTCAGGGGTTTCGAGATATTCTTAAGGAATAAGCCAGCACCAGACGTGATAATGTTAACATCAAGGGAATGCGGAATATGCGGAGAACATCACCAGTTCATTGAGAGGATAGCACAAGAGATGGCTATGGGAGGGTATGCTCCACCTCCATTAGGGCTTGAGACGATAATATTAGCTAACGACGCAGCAATGGTATACGACGCTACAGTACACCTGACGGCGTTAGGAGGTCCCGATTGGAGCTCGTTATTCTTCAAAATCGCTGGTTATTATCCCCCAGAAATTTATCAATTAGCACAGCAGACACCTATTAGCAATGTCTTGGAGTTATCTGAAGCTTTTCCCAACGGTGCTCCTTCAGAACTGAAGTTCTCAGGCGTTACAATGAAGACAGTCGCGGATATAATGGACGGGCTAGTCCCTATAATAGGTGCCATATGGCTGGAGGGCGCTTACGTGTGGAGGATCATGCATGAAGCCGAAGTCCTATACTACTTGAGGATACCTCACCCGATCTCAATGGTACCAGGTGGGATAGGCGTCCCAGCAACAGTAGAAAACCTACAAAGGTATCTGCAAAGGTTAATTGACGGTACTGCTTATGCTAAGAAACAAGTAGCGTATTGGGAGGTACTCAACCTCTTCTTAAATGACTACGGAAATAACTTCGGGGTACAAGCCTATTATGACAAAAACTTCGACAACTTGGGATTTGCTGAGATGGGAAATAGGCCAGGGAACTTCGTAAGTTACGGTCAGAGTGACGTTTCAGAGGCACCTTCAGTAACACCCTCATCTACTCCCGTATCTCCCTATGACGGTACGTATGAGAATATGGGAGATTGGGGGAGGGCTAGAGTAGTTAAGCCCGGTCTTGTAATACAGACGAGCCCTAACTCTCCACCGACACTGGTGACTAATAGCCTTATTGACATTAACTTAGGTATCAGAGAGTTTGTGGAATCATCATTTTACGATGACTGGGTAAACAACCCTCAGGTACCATCAGAAGTCAGCGGGATATCCGAAGATCCTATAGGAAACCCTGTGAGCCCATACCACCCTTGGAAGAAATGGACTATACCCAGCCCACAGGCTAGAGGATATCCCTTCGGGAGCGGGAACAGCATGGGGAAGTACAGTTGGGCAGTGTCACCTAGAATTGTACCATATGCGAACCACAAGCCTACAATGAATTCCTTCTTCAACGTTGAAGCAGACCCACAAGCAGTTATGTGGGCCCAAGTATTACAGCCTCAAGCCCCTCACCCAATATACACCGCTAATTACCCATCAGCCGGGATACAGATCACATATAATAGCAATCAACAATCAGTAACTTGGAACTTACCTAAGACTGTCTCAGCCAGAATAGCATTACCACCAGAGCTACAAGGGGAGATAGATATCACATATGTATCACCGTGGGCCCTATCTTCCAAACTATCAAACGGTAGTATAACAGTAGTAACCAATGCTGTGGAAAGGATGAGAGCGAGAGCACATGAGTGTGCTTTAGATGCAGGAGGAGCGTGGATAGGTTGGTTCTCAGCATTAAAATACCTGACCCAAGGACAGACTGTAGTAAGTAGAGGGAACCAGTATGATTGGACTTACAAGGCAAATACTTCTAATGGTGTTGCTCTAGGAGTAGGAATGAAAGAGGCTCCCAGAGGGGCACAGTATCACTCGGAGGTAATAGCACCGGGTAGCGGTCCCACCACTCCGACTATAAACCCGCAACAAATACAGCCTACTACAGTGAACTCAGGTCCCAGAGTAACGGGGAGTTATCAGGACGTGATAGGGACTATAGGGCCGTTCTCGTTACTTGCCCAAAACGGTGGTGCAGGGACTTTTGAGGAAGTAATACAAGGTAATCCTGCATACAACATTCAAGGTGTACCTAAGCTCACAGTTACTCCGTTCGACCAATGGGACGGGTTTGAGTTTGCCGCTACACTTAGGTCCTTCGACCCTTGCTTTGTATGTGGAGTCCACGTAGTATTGCCTAACGGAAAAGTGAGGTATATATCCTTAGGGGCCCCAATCGACCTAGCTGAGTCTGTGAAAGCATTCTATAAGTTTGCAATGAGGGTGAAGTGA
- a CDS encoding (Fe-S)-binding protein produces the protein MAEGEFKCGGIKVSGKRVEINRKIVSRVTDELAPADVIGIENCMRCGVCSYTCPFWLSSKSSTDVPAWRTYEINKIYSMYYTAYGMVARFLRLRRLSNKEFMAWTESAYNCTACGACTMTSPMEVPNWYTAILMRRVLHLSGFNLPSAEKMVSNTKDTGNALGITKDQWTATANSTGLPVDKKGADTLYIPTPLEIKTGKTLTSVASVMSKLGVNYTVSSVISDPGYYAYMLGGFETARKVYENIAEAVKTLGVKKIVTTDGTAYFWLRWQGPKSTRMELPSEIQHITQVVYEKYKGGNVKLKKADVDTPVAVHYSEFLSRLGGVEEPPRELLRLTVPQFKEPKVPPSSDKLYTCGHMLELLDEKKDTVKKAREYVMTQLNKWGGKTVVVFDPNCKLSLESGVKDNQGSFKVIDITTILDGAIVK, from the coding sequence ATGGCAGAAGGAGAATTTAAATGTGGGGGGATAAAGGTGAGCGGAAAGAGAGTTGAAATTAATAGAAAGATAGTTTCAAGAGTTACCGATGAACTAGCACCGGCAGATGTTATAGGTATCGAAAACTGTATGAGGTGCGGTGTATGTTCATATACCTGCCCGTTCTGGTTATCAAGCAAGTCATCTACAGACGTCCCTGCTTGGAGGACGTATGAGATAAACAAAATATACTCAATGTATTATACTGCATATGGTATGGTGGCAAGGTTTTTGAGGTTAAGGAGGTTATCGAATAAGGAGTTTATGGCGTGGACTGAGTCAGCTTATAACTGCACTGCTTGCGGTGCTTGTACCATGACATCTCCAATGGAGGTCCCTAACTGGTATACTGCAATTCTAATGAGGAGGGTGTTGCACCTTTCTGGGTTTAATTTGCCGAGTGCCGAAAAGATGGTAAGTAATACTAAGGATACTGGAAACGCATTAGGTATAACAAAAGACCAATGGACTGCAACAGCAAACAGCACAGGACTGCCGGTAGATAAGAAAGGAGCCGACACTTTATATATCCCTACTCCTCTAGAAATAAAAACGGGTAAAACTTTAACGAGCGTTGCTTCCGTTATGTCAAAACTGGGAGTTAACTATACTGTAAGCTCCGTAATATCTGACCCAGGTTACTATGCTTATATGTTAGGAGGTTTTGAAACAGCTAGAAAGGTCTATGAAAATATAGCCGAAGCGGTAAAGACTTTAGGAGTTAAAAAGATCGTAACCACGGACGGCACAGCGTATTTCTGGTTAAGGTGGCAGGGACCTAAGAGCACTAGAATGGAACTACCTTCTGAAATACAGCATATTACACAAGTAGTCTACGAGAAATATAAAGGTGGGAACGTCAAGTTGAAGAAAGCTGACGTGGATACCCCTGTTGCAGTCCACTACTCTGAATTCCTGAGTAGGTTAGGGGGAGTAGAGGAACCACCTAGAGAATTACTCAGACTTACAGTACCTCAATTTAAGGAGCCCAAGGTCCCGCCTTCCTCGGATAAGCTCTACACGTGCGGACATATGTTGGAGCTATTGGACGAGAAGAAAGACACTGTAAAGAAAGCTAGGGAATACGTTATGACACAGCTAAATAAGTGGGGCGGAAAAACCGTAGTAGTATTCGACCCTAACTGTAAACTCTCATTAGAGAGCGGGGTCAAAGATAACCAAGGGAGCTTTAAGGTGATTGACATCACTACTATATTAGATGGGGCGATAGTAAAGTGA
- a CDS encoding hydrogenase maturation protease, with the protein MMRVGIIGVGNRIMGDDGLGSYLAQALYGNAEGAEVIDLGSAGINAIDYLKEFDVIVILDAVAVDQEGVFVSEEKINEGDTDQVTSTVLDMEISGSHGLGIQSTLFILKLMGYSPKIYIIGHKPYVLEPMSGISEKLREKVPQILDILQEVLKPYNVKINKDRTLKAFQEVLSSDRPF; encoded by the coding sequence ATGATGAGGGTAGGTATAATAGGTGTAGGTAACAGGATAATGGGTGATGACGGGCTCGGGTCTTATCTAGCCCAAGCGTTATACGGTAACGCTGAGGGGGCTGAAGTCATCGACCTAGGTAGTGCTGGAATAAACGCAATAGACTACCTTAAAGAGTTTGACGTGATCGTTATTTTAGACGCTGTTGCAGTAGATCAGGAAGGGGTATTCGTCTCGGAAGAAAAGATAAACGAAGGGGATACTGACCAAGTTACGTCAACGGTTTTAGATATGGAAATTTCTGGCTCACACGGTCTCGGGATCCAGAGCACCCTCTTCATCCTGAAGCTTATGGGCTATTCACCGAAAATCTATATTATAGGGCATAAGCCATATGTTTTAGAGCCCATGAGCGGTATATCGGAGAAATTGAGAGAGAAAGTCCCCCAAATCTTAGACATACTCCAAGAGGTCTTGAAACCGTATAACGTGAAGATAAATAAAGACCGTACACTGAAAGCCTTCCAAGAGGTGTTAAGTTCTGATAGACCTTTCTAG
- the hypF gene encoding carbamoyltransferase HypF — MACYKLTITGIVQGVGFRPFIFRIARKSGLRGYVKNLGGSEVEVLIQGDKQNIGYFMERLFRDVPEVAKIEKVVSEEVECGEWNDFSILPSGDTIKEPSQIPPDFAVCEDCLKEVLDQKDRRFRYPFNSCVKCGPRYSMLYTAPYDRENTSMKDFPLCEDCLHEYRDPDNERRFDAQGISCPQCGPKLYLTTIDGDVVGGDPFVTTAKLLSEGYIIAVKGIGGFHIIADPFNDDVVLKLRNRKNRPQKPFAVMAKSLEVIEKYAVITDKERELLTSPERPIVLLRKRGDDYTLSKYISPGLDREGFFLFYTPLHYLLLEEYPQHLFIATSGNRHGSPMCINEECVREKLKGIVDYVLFHNRKIVNRVDDSVIRVSADRTILLRRSRGFAPLWIELKDRVLKEDVIALGAELQNAGAVALKNKVILTQYIGDTDEYSTLMELEDYILKFVKMYSLRPRVVIVDKNPVYQSVYLGEKLAEKFSAKLVKVQHHVAHVLSVAAENGIERGVGIGIDGIGYGDDGNGWGGEIIKFEGASYERKHHLKYVPYTGGDVNAMRPRRMLAMFLSTLMKWDEAVKFAGIREEEARILEKVIRKPGLMTSSTGRFLDAVSALLNVCDQRTYEGEPAMKLEAVARGGRLLDLSIKIKGEEIDTPSAFQWLIENMDKYDVKDIAYTVQYRLGEALIKAAIKYDNRVVVSGGAAVNEYILRGMLENSEGAEVILPRKVPANDGGIALGQVYYYALNG, encoded by the coding sequence ATGGCTTGTTATAAATTAACAATTACCGGGATCGTACAAGGTGTAGGGTTCAGGCCATTTATATTCAGGATAGCGAGGAAAAGCGGGTTAAGGGGTTACGTTAAAAACCTGGGCGGAAGTGAAGTGGAAGTATTGATACAAGGGGACAAGCAGAATATAGGGTATTTCATGGAACGCCTATTTAGGGATGTCCCCGAAGTGGCTAAGATAGAGAAAGTGGTCAGTGAAGAAGTCGAATGTGGAGAGTGGAATGACTTCTCTATCCTCCCCAGCGGGGACACGATAAAAGAGCCCAGCCAGATCCCTCCTGATTTTGCAGTATGTGAAGATTGTCTAAAGGAAGTACTAGACCAAAAGGACAGGCGGTTCAGGTACCCGTTCAACAGTTGCGTAAAATGTGGCCCCAGGTACTCCATGCTGTATACGGCCCCTTATGACAGGGAGAATACGTCAATGAAAGACTTCCCGCTATGCGAAGACTGCCTACATGAGTACCGTGACCCCGATAACGAAAGGAGGTTCGACGCTCAAGGGATAAGTTGCCCCCAATGCGGTCCTAAACTTTATCTGACTACTATAGACGGAGATGTAGTGGGAGGAGACCCCTTTGTAACTACAGCAAAGCTCCTCTCGGAGGGATATATTATAGCGGTGAAAGGGATAGGAGGTTTCCACATCATAGCCGACCCGTTTAACGACGATGTAGTCTTGAAGTTGAGGAACAGGAAGAACAGACCGCAAAAGCCTTTTGCAGTAATGGCGAAGTCGCTAGAAGTAATAGAGAAATATGCCGTAATCACTGATAAAGAAAGGGAGCTTTTGACTTCTCCCGAAAGACCTATCGTCCTCCTGAGAAAGAGGGGTGACGACTATACGCTATCTAAGTACATATCACCCGGGTTGGATAGAGAAGGGTTCTTCCTGTTTTATACCCCTCTCCATTACCTGCTCTTGGAAGAATACCCTCAGCACCTTTTCATAGCCACGAGTGGTAACAGACACGGCTCCCCTATGTGTATTAATGAGGAATGTGTGAGGGAGAAGTTAAAGGGAATAGTCGATTACGTACTTTTCCACAACAGAAAGATAGTAAATAGAGTAGACGACAGCGTGATAAGAGTATCAGCAGATAGGACAATATTGTTGAGGAGGAGTAGGGGTTTTGCCCCCTTATGGATAGAGCTAAAAGACAGAGTATTAAAAGAGGACGTAATTGCCTTGGGGGCCGAACTCCAAAATGCCGGTGCTGTCGCGCTAAAAAACAAGGTAATACTAACCCAATATATAGGAGATACCGATGAGTATTCTACATTGATGGAGCTCGAGGACTATATCTTGAAGTTTGTCAAGATGTACTCTTTAAGACCCCGCGTGGTCATAGTGGATAAAAATCCAGTATACCAAAGCGTTTATTTAGGTGAAAAATTAGCGGAAAAGTTCTCAGCTAAACTAGTGAAAGTCCAACACCATGTAGCCCACGTCCTCAGCGTAGCGGCCGAGAACGGAATTGAGAGGGGGGTAGGGATAGGGATAGACGGCATAGGATACGGAGATGACGGAAACGGGTGGGGTGGAGAGATAATAAAATTTGAAGGAGCTAGCTACGAAAGGAAGCACCACCTGAAGTACGTCCCATACACGGGTGGAGACGTAAATGCAATGAGGCCTAGGAGGATGCTCGCAATGTTCTTGTCCACTCTGATGAAATGGGACGAAGCGGTCAAGTTTGCGGGGATAAGAGAGGAAGAAGCAAGGATATTGGAAAAGGTCATCAGGAAACCGGGTCTAATGACGTCAAGTACGGGTAGATTTTTAGACGCTGTCTCGGCACTCCTTAACGTCTGCGACCAGAGGACTTATGAAGGCGAACCTGCAATGAAACTAGAGGCGGTTGCCAGAGGTGGTAGGCTATTAGACTTGTCCATAAAAATTAAGGGAGAGGAAATCGACACACCGTCGGCCTTCCAGTGGCTAATCGAGAACATGGATAAGTACGACGTAAAGGACATAGCTTATACTGTACAGTACAGGTTGGGAGAAGCCCTAATTAAGGCTGCAATAAAATACGATAACAGAGTGGTTGTATCAGGGGGAGCCGCTGTAAATGAGTACATTTTAAGGGGGATGCTCGAAAACAGTGAAGGGGCTGAGGTCATTCTACCCAGAAAAGTCCCAGCGAATGACGGAGGGATCGCCTTAGGACAAGTCTATTATTATGCACTGAATGGTTAA